AACAGGAATAATAATTGAATATTTTATGTTTTTCATTTTTTAATTGCTGCTAATTCGTGTATCTATAAAAACCCTTGAAATTTATAATTATGCTGTCATTTCGACTGAAAGGAGAAATCTCATTTAATTGATATACATTGTGTTATGAGATTTCTCCTTTCAGTCGAAATGACAATATAGGAGTTTTCATACGAATACTAATTTATATTACTTTTCAGATTTTAAATAATTATAAAAATCCACTTGCGCCCTGACTGTTTTATTTGTTCTTTTTTTCTTGTATAAATTATCTTGTTTTTTGTTGATTATTCTTGCTTTTGTATTGTCTGTCATCTGTATTTCAAGCATCTTTTTTAAATCAGCTTGTAAATTTTTATCATATACAGGGCAAGATACTTCAATTCTGTTATCTAAATTACGAATCATCCAGTCGGCAGATGAAATATAATAAATTTCATCTCCATTATTGCAAAAAACAAATATCCTTGAATGTTCAAGAAACTTGTCTATTATACTTATTATTTCAATATTATCGCTTAATCCGGGAACTCCGGGCATCAATGAACAAACTCCGCGAATAATTAATTTAATTTTCACACCGGCACAGCTTGCTTCATATAGCTTTTTTATCATTTCCACATCAACTAAACTGTTTAACTTAATTATTGCATAAGCTTTTTTTCCTGATTTTGCATTTTCTATTTCTTTATCAATAAGCATTAAAAAACGTTTTCTGGTGCTATATGGAGAAACTATTAAATGCTCATAATCATAATGTTTATAGTTGTTTTTAAAAAACTGGAACATTTTAACAACTTCAGTTGTAATTCGTCTATCTGTGGTGAACAATCCCTGGTCACTATATATTCTTGCAGTACTTTCCTGAAAATTTCCTGTTCCGATATATACAAAATGTTCTGTTATTCCTTCAACTTTACGATTTATCAGAACTAATTTACAATGTATTTTCAATCCTTGTATTCCGTGTATTACTGTTATTCCTTCTTCCTGTAATGTATTTGACCATTTAATATTGGCTTTTTCATCAAATCTTGCTTGTAGTTCAACAACAACAGTTACTGATTTTCCGTTTCTTGCTGCACTAATCAATGAATTTATAACCTTTGATTTTCCGGCTACCCTGTACAAAGTAATTTTTATAGAAGTAACATTTGGGTCGATTGCTGCTTCCCGTAACATATCAAGTAAATGGCTAAATGAATGGTAAGGATAAAAAAGCATTACATCTTTTTTCTTAATTACATCAAGCATACTTTGACAAGAACTAAAACTTTTATTTATAACAGGTTCAATTTCAGAGTTTTTTAATATATCGGGAATAATATCGGAGAAATCAATAAAATCTTTAAAATTATGGTATCTCGCTCCTGGAATTAAATTATCCTGGTCGTCTAATTTCATTTTACGTTTAATATAATTTAACAGGTCGCCCGGAATATCAGCATCATAAACCATCCTGACAGGTGCTCCGCTTTTACGTTTTTTAAGGCTTGAAGAAATTTTTTCCATAAAACTTTTTGAGATATCATCATCAATATTCAATTCAGCATCTCTTGTTACCTTTATTGTAAATGCTTCAATTTTTTTGAAATCGAAAATTGAAAAAATATCTTCTAAACAGTATCTGATTAAATCATCAAGTATAATAATATATTTTTTACCATTTTTTTCAGGTAATAAGATAAATCGTGATAACTCGTTAGTAGGTATTTCAATTAATGCAAATTCTGCTTTTTTTGTTTCATCTTTGCTAAATAACTTAATTGCCGAATAAATAGACCTATCTTTTAAAAATGGAAAATTAGAAGAAT
Above is a window of Bacteroidales bacterium DNA encoding:
- the ppk1 gene encoding polyphosphate kinase 1 translates to MIKKEHFINREISWLSFNERVLQEAMDKSVTLGERIRFLGIFSNNQDEFFRVRVAAIRRMVSLGKKSKDFLGNKTPVEIQDEIQKKVISLQNRFQKTYINIIDELKNYNINVINEKQLDKEQGKYVKKLYKEKIRSALFPVMLKHSSNFPFLKDRSIYSAIKLFSKDETKKAEFALIEIPTNELSRFILLPEKNGKKYIIILDDLIRYCLEDIFSIFDFKKIEAFTIKVTRDAELNIDDDISKSFMEKISSSLKKRKSGAPVRMVYDADIPGDLLNYIKRKMKLDDQDNLIPGARYHNFKDFIDFSDIIPDILKNSEIEPVINKSFSSCQSMLDVIKKKDVMLFYPYHSFSHLLDMLREAAIDPNVTSIKITLYRVAGKSKVINSLISAARNGKSVTVVVELQARFDEKANIKWSNTLQEEGITVIHGIQGLKIHCKLVLINRKVEGITEHFVYIGTGNFQESTARIYSDQGLFTTDRRITTEVVKMFQFFKNNYKHYDYEHLIVSPYSTRKRFLMLIDKEIENAKSGKKAYAIIKLNSLVDVEMIKKLYEASCAGVKIKLIIRGVCSLMPGVPGLSDNIEIISIIDKFLEHSRIFVFCNNGDEIYYISSADWMIRNLDNRIEVSCPVYDKNLQADLKKMLEIQMTDNTKARIINKKQDNLYKKKRTNKTVRAQVDFYNYLKSEK